In Miscanthus floridulus cultivar M001 chromosome 8, ASM1932011v1, whole genome shotgun sequence, the sequence ccaatttggtttcatgcccggaaggtcaaccatggaagccattttcttaataagacaagttatggagcggtatagggagaagaagaaggacctacacatagtttttattgacttggagaaggcttatgataaaataccaaggaatgttatgtggtgggcgttggacaaacataaagtcccaacgaagtacgtcgggctcattaaggacatgtacagcaatgttgtgactagagttcgaacaagtgatgaagacacggatgacttcccgattaggataggactacatcaagggtcagctttgagcccttatttgtttgctttagtgatggatgaggtcacaagggacatacaaagggacatcccttggtgtatgcttttcgcggacgatgtagtgctagttgatgaaagccggacaggagtgaatcggaaactagagttatggcgggagactttggagtacaaaggttttagacttagtagaactaaaactgagtatatgagatgtgacttcggcactactactcgggaggaggaagatgttagtttggaaggtcaagtagtggctaggaaggatacctttcgatatttaggatcaatgctacagagggacgaggatattgatgaagatattagccatagaatcaaagcagggtggatgaagtggcggcaagcgtctggtgtcctatgtgacaaaagggtatcacagaagctaaaaggcaagttttataggacggcgattagacctgctatgttgtatggcgcagaatgttggcctacgaaaagacgacatattcaacagctaagtgtcgcggaaatgcgtatgttgcgttggatttgcggtcatacaagaagggatcgagttcggaacgatgatatacgtgagagattaggggtagcgccaattgaagaaaagcttgtccaacaccggttgagatggtttggacatgtgcaacggagacctccagatgcaccggtgcgtagtggaatcctaagtcaggatagtaacgtgaagaaaggcagaggaagaccgaagttgacttgggtagaggcaataaaaggagacttgaaaggatggaatatacccaaagacttagccttagataggagtgcttggaagacagcaattcacgtgcctgaaccttgattgcttctattgggtttcaactctagcctaccccaacttgtttgggacttaaaggctttgttgttgttgtcgttgttgttgttAATTTTCGTTTCAAACATTTTGTAACCTAGTACTTGTTTTGCTCATCAATGTAGggcattttttttttgagaaagacAAACTTTGCAAATGTTAGCTAGTAATTAGTCAAATTATATGCATGTTCAGTGTACAAAAGTTGCATCAACCTAATTAGTATATTCAATTTTTTTAATGATTGTTGGTTTTGCAGCACTCAACAATATAATGCAAAATGAATCAATGATCAAAATCTATTTTTGAAGACTTTCTCGTTCTAAAATACCCTTCATTTGATGGTAACAGCAATTATGCATGAGACTAGTGGGTCTCTTCCAATTGTTCAGACTAAATAACCATCCTTCACTCTTGTGTTTTCCATTATAGAATGTGGTTGGCGGCACTGATGATGtgtttatatataatataatgaTGCTGATGCatcaacacttctattttttGCATCCATCTTAATGACATGAGGATTGTGAAGCAAATGCCATGGTCGGAATCTGGTGCTGCACAACTTCTTCTTAATTTGCCTTGATCACACACTGGCTTCACAGGAACAACCCATCCTGCAATTACATTATTATAGCCCCGATTGATCTTCAAACAGATTCAGGCCCCAATTCCCATGATCCTACACTAGCTTGTTGTTCCCTATGCTGCTCACTAGAATGCAATTATTCCACACCCAAAAATGGCACAAATGAGCAGCTGTGTAAGTAATAACTGGTACTGAGTGCAATATTTGGAGGATAGAAAACTTGACAGAAAGCTTCAGTGAAGATCCTGAAGTTGCCCTGGTTATGGAGGTTAGTTTTTCCAAAGAGCATTATAACACCAGATTGTGCCCAGATCCCCAAAATGGATATGACACGTAGAAGAGTTGTAGTTGAGCTATCCTGAGCCAGACTAAACAATTTCCCAAAACTGTTGCAAAAATGCACTGTAGTGTGTCTTCAAATAAATTTTGTTCTCAGACACTACAAATAGCTTTTCTGAATGAATAACTTACTGATTTTCTTCAGATACTTCAATAGTTTCATTGCAATAGGCCAAAACCATAGAAATCTGGGTGTGTGTTGTCCTTTATGGGGGGGCATAGAAATATTTTGTTTGCTTAGATCCAAGCTGACTATAAGAGTTTGGATAAAGGATTTTTCAATGCATATGAGCGGAAATTGCAGAaatttgggtatgtgttgtcttTGAGGGCTCCCACACAAATATTGTAGTGTTTTGTGCTTAAACTACAACCAAATAATAGTTTTAGGATCAAGAATTTTTTATCACGCATTAACTGAAATTGTAGAAACTTGTGTATCTGTTGTCCTTTACAGCCCCCACACCCTGTCTTTGTAGTGCTTGATTACAGCCAACTCCAAAAGACCTTGCAGTGTTAGGACCCTAACACTAACACACCTAAAGTTTATCGAGATATATAAGTGATTTAGATTAGTAAGATCACTTATATTAATTACTACAAATTAAAATTACATATCACAAAATCTTGTACTATGCAAATGACAAGAAGTTCCATGAATTTCCACCAAACTAAGAAGATATATACGGATTTGATATTTATGAAAGTGGAATAATTACCAAGACAAGTTTGAACCATTCTATAGGATATTTGGACATAACTTTTCTTTGTATTCTGTTCTCAAAACCGAACTTTTAGTTATGTTCTTATATGTTTGACAGAGTTAATTCTCAGGTCTTTCTTACATCTTTTTTCTTCATGTAAGAACTAGCTAGAGAAAGATCAGAAAATTATTGAAAAATATGTTTGTGAATAATTTTTTCTATCGAATTCATTCTTGAAACTAATTACCTATGTAGAAAATTACCTGATACAATAGTAGCGGAGTTATGCATAGTTCAGATGCTCAAGTATATGATGCAACTTCGGAGCTCTACGTCGGAATATTGGTTGAAGGCGGAAAGACAGGTGTCCACTTGTCCAATTTTTAGCATCATACATTTCATTCCACGCCTGAACTATCTCCTCAACCTTAAAACTGAGTCCTGCATAAGGGAATACATCTTAGCACTTTATTCTCAAAACACGAGTATTCAGTAGTAGTCACTACATTCGTAAGGATATTGTCACAAATAATCTAAAATATACATACAACTGCAATGCAACATAAGTGAATATAGGTAAAATAACAGTTCTGTTTAGCTCGCAATCTCTTATGTGCATGCCTACAACCTTCTTTGGACATGCAGATTTGAAACTTAGCTGATCTCACAAAATACTTGGAACTATGTCAGATCTCATCCATTCTATTCAGTCTAGGGGGTTTACAATTATATCCTAGTTGTGTTTATGCTCAGGTATTGTTTCTCTTTTGGCATTATTTGTAGAAGTTCCTAAAAATAAATTCATGATCCTTATTTTAACAAAGAAGTGTTAGATTCTTGTTAAGAGTCCCTCAGAACAAAGGCAGAAAAATAAGTAATTGCACATTATGTGTCAAAACGAAATCTTCTTACCTTCTTGGGTGGTTTCATTAGCACAATGGTTCTTTACAATCACATTGATGTCAGCTTGAGAAGCACCTCCGATCTTAAATTTTTCCATGGCAACAGTCAGTGACTCCTCCCAGCTAGGAAGTCCCAAATTGAATTCAACTACTGAACGTTCATAAAGGACAGTTCCCCACAAGATATTTATATGTGACCGTATGCTTGAAGCCTGTTCAAATGCTTCATCTACCGATAGATCCTTCACAAAACCTTCTAAGACCATCTTCTTAAGTACAACTTTCTCCTTACTTGGTTTAGACAGTCCCCTCAAGCGCAAAGTTTCCATTCTTTCCCACATATCCATTCCCTTTTCCATATTATCCTCTGCATGGTTGAACAACTCCAAAACTTCAGTTTCCATATTTATCTTACATGCAAGAGCGTAATACCAAGAGAGTTTGGCCTGCTCGAATTGCTGCTGACCAAGAGCAATAAGACCTTCAAAAAAGTCAGATTTAGTTTTAACAGCTTCGTCAAACATCACGCCAGCTTTGGCATATTCTGTACATGCCCAATCATATGAAACTTTGACTTGCTCAAGTATAAACTCCTGTAAAGAATCTTCAGGCAAGCATGGCCTTTTTCTTGCACGAGACATGTGGACATTGCCACAGTTAAACAATGCCAGTGCTGCCATCTCCTGAAATTTCGACTCTGCAACTTCAAATACTTCCTGTGCTTCTTCACTTTCTACTGTGTCTTCCATAGCCTCATAGTACAGTCTCAGGCCAAGGTCTTGGAGATCCAGATATGCATCAGAACTAAAACCAACATGATTCTTGATTATCTGGGCAAACTGTACCATCCAGTCATCAGCGCAATACTTATGCTCAACATCATGCCAAACGGTCCCATTATCCAACATGATATCACGGTTTCTCTCTAATGTGGCAAAGGAAGGACGTCTCCTGACCCCATCCACACCAAGCTCTTGCACAGGATTAACCTCTGCAACATATAATCGGATTAGCCCTTCCAAATCTGCACGATTACTTGCCCAGCTTAGCTCCTCGGACGAGGTTATTGTCACCaagtcttcttctttgtctttaTACTTGATCAGAAATGCCTTCAATGAAGGGAATTTGTTCTGAACTATTTCTCTTAATTGTGACAGAGAGCAGTTAGCTGGCATCTGAGCACACCTGATGTCCTCTCCAAAGACCAATTTCACATCCTTCATCGCTTCCTCCTTGACACCAATGTTGTCCTCACAATGATACACTGGCTTGACTGCAGAATGCTTTTGTTGCTTGCTCTCACCACGCCCCGTCTTCTTTCCAGCAGTGTGTCCACCTCGCTTGTTGCCCATGTCCTTCTCTTCAGTCTCAGTACTTTGTTCTAGCTTCTCGAGACCATTGGGCTCTCTATCTTCAGTACGATCCTGATGATTCCCTATCCCATTTGTCTGCCTCGGGTCAGCCTGCTTCTCCGTGGAAGCAGATTCCAGTGGCCCAATATGATTCCCATTTCCCCCCTCCTGTTCCCCTGCAACCGAATCCAAACGCTTGTTATGAGatttcttcctcttctcctctcCCTTGGCGCTAGCAATCTCGTCCTCATCCTCTGTCTGCACCACATCCTCCTCATCCAAGGCAACCGAGACACCCTTATCCTCCAACGCCGCCCTTACCCGGTCCGAGATCCGGCGCGCGGCGCGGTTACCGGGCTCCCACCGCAGCACCGTCCGGACGTCGCCCCACGCGAGGTCGGCCCTGCCCAGCGCCTCGAAGCAGGCGGCCCGGCGGAGCAACGCCCTGCTGTACCGGGGCGCCGCCTCCAGCGCGAGGTTGCACTCGTGGATGCCGCGGTGGAACTCCGCGGGGCGCATCCGCATGTAGCACTGCGCGACGCTGGCGCGGAGGCGCGCCGCCTCCACGCGCCGCCCCGCGGGGAGCAGCTGCGCCGCCTTGTCGTACTTGAACGCCGCGCCCTCAAAGTCCCCCCGGTTGAACAGCCGAGTGGCCTCTTCCTTGCGCTCCCGCGACAGCTCCAGGAACACCGCCTCGTCGCCGTCCGCCTCCGCCGCAGGCGGATTCCTGGCCCCCGGCGGCTTCCCCATGGCTGGGGGCCGCCCTCCTTCCCCCAAATGAAACTCCTTTTTTGTTCGCTTCTTGTTGGAACCAAAAGGAAACCTTGAAGCTTGGCAGATTTGAAGCGGGAGGAAACGGAAACAGGACCAGAAACTGCAGGCAATCTTCCTGCAGCAGGCAAGAAGAGTCCCTGCTCCCCCAAGAAACGAAATGCGCGAGAGCACGGAAAGGGCAGGTTTTTGTCCGTGCTCGCCCACAGCCGAATCTATAAGAAGCAGAGGTGGGAGGGGAAGATGCTTCGACGGCACGGAAGCAGCAGCTGCAGAAGACGCGAGGCGGCGAAGCAAACGGCAGCAGGCAAGCACGGCCTGTCGGCCGAACAGAGCACAAAGCAGAGGATGCAAAGGGAGGTTGGATAGGGCCATAGGGCATAGGGGGGCGGGTGGACAAATGGCGCGTGCCGTGGGCGCGAGAACCAAAGTCACGGAACGGAAAGCCGATACGAGacgttttttgttttttcttggtGACACCGAGGCTACGGGTAACGGGTGACAGCCGACTGCACGGTGCGCCAGGGCCGTTGCAGGCCCAGCTGGTTCTGTGGCCGTGCAGGTTCCTGCTGCGGAGGGAGGACAGGGCCCGCAGGGCCGTGGCCCGTGGGTGAGAGCACGTCCAACGTCAATAAAGAAGCCGTCTACCGCTGATGCAGTGATGCCGTATTTGATGCGGTGGAGACCAGAGAAAAGATCCGTAGTATCACGAGGGCTATGTTCGCGAAAAATCTGCAATGAACCATAAGGCCGCGTTTAGTGGCTCTGAATCGGCGTCGCCCGATTACTGTTCATTCCTGTAGTGCAgcgtagcatttcgtttgtatttggtagtaATTGTctgatcgttgactaattaggctcaaaacattcgtctcgcaaagtacaaccaaactgtgcaattagttttttatttcgtcaacatttagtactccatacatgtaccgcaagtttgatgtgacggggaatcttcttttttgcatagtgccaaagtttgaagtttggtggaactaaacatggcctaagccGTTGAAAACAAACTGATAGAGGTACATGCTACCAAAACCATTCATCCGGACGGCTCATCCCCGGATCTGTCTAACCATCGGACCTAACTTCGCTCCACCTCCGATACGACGCGGTTTATGTAAAAAAAAATGACAGTACAACGTAGTTtctccaaaaataaataaaaaacaaagcgATATTTTCTTTCCCTACTGTCGCACGCATGAGCCCGCCGTGGGCGCATCCACCGCGTGTGCCCACCTGCCGCTGGCCTTCTCCAATGCGGCGGCCTTCCCATTCGAACGCCGCGCACCCACTTCGCTTCACTGCTGTCGCGCGCCCATCTCGTGCCACTCGCTTCCGCCCGTCGCGCGCACCCATCCCGCGCCGCTCGCTCCCACCCATTGCGCGTGTCGCCCGTCTGGCTAAGCCAAGCCCGGTGCTGCTAGTGATGGTGCTAGCGGTGGTGCTTGCGCGGCGCCGGCTCCGACCCCGACGGCTAGAATCACCAGGCCCTGGGCTCCCCAATGTTGcaagtgcatgtttcaagtgttttatgcgaatgttgtaaaagtagatcgggatattgtatatgttgcaatgattctacacgtatgttgcaagtgtctgttcccaatgtttcatctgttttttcagacgtatgttgcaattctGTTATTTGgaacatatgtttcacacatatgttgcagatattttatctggatgttgcttgTGTTTGTAATTGCTTTTCAAATGTTTTACATGTGTTTTAGACATAAGTTttgaatgtttcagttgtttcgtatatatgttgcaattatttttatttggatgttttaaaagtagatcagggGTGTTGTGCATGTTGTAATGTGAGCCACTTTGCCATAGCTGCCTACTGCAGTTGCTAGGGCGTCATGCATGGAGGGAAGCGGTGCAGTAGGCGTGGAGGGCGTGGGAAGCAGGGAAGCGTGGGGAGTGGCACAGGCTGGGCCTGCCTGTGCGTGCATCAGGCGCTAGCACTGGCGTTAAAGCAGGCGCTGGCGTCCGGAAACAGGGGTCCATCCTAACATCTTAGCGCTAGTGCTGCCGCTACCAAAAAGTTGATTTATAATCTGTTTAGTTGAAATAACTATAAAATCTATCATCTCTCTGTGTCTTTTTTTAATCATGTGAGAAATATCTCTCTATTTTTCACCGATTTGGAAAAAGTAGAAAGTTGAGAGCAAGGTCCATGATATTGCGAAAATTGTGCTATACGAAAACAACGGCTTGTGAGAAAGTAGCTTTAGGTTCTAATTATTTGGTTTGTGTTCTGCTTTTTAGTTATCGAATCACTTTTCAGAAACTAAACCAAACATATCCTTATTATTTAGGGCATAAGATAGTGCCAAGAAGAATCCACATCAAGGGCCAGTTTGGCAGACCTTCTTTTCGAGATTATTGAGCTTCACTTCTTAATTCTTTGATGAAGAGGAGCATGTGGGAAGTAATTCTAAAGTAATTATAGTAGTAATTGAACGGGAAAGTTATGGAGAGCAAGGTTTTTTTAGCTTCCAACTCATAGTGTAAATGGAGAAAATAATCTTTTTAGCTCCCCACAAAAATTGAGTTGCATTTTATCTATTTGGTTGGATTGGACTTCATAGAATTTGCTCTGGAGAAGCTAGGAGTGGAGCTGTGACAAACTGACCTAAGAAAATTAGCACAAAAACCTTTTACGTGACAATGCTAACTGCGAGCACGGTAGCAGGGTGGCACAATGTGTGTCATGATGGTCATCTGATGAAGCatgtgtaacaccctggtgttacgatactttttagcgccgcgatttaggcctcagtaaaaaaaccttcgaaacgagtttctctaATTTTAAAGTTTTTTTATGATCATGAAATGATAAACGAACCGCTTGTGACTTCACCCTTGTGGCTGAGAAAAATCAACATAAGTAGTGCTAATCAATTTTTCTTTAGTGCTTAAAAACTTTTAAATAAGCTCTTGAACATCATTGGACGCTGCTGTGCTGCACTGTCCCGTGTCCTGGCGCCATGCCTCTGCTGTCCCGTCTGTGTCTGTCTCTGAATTCTGAAATTTGCTCTTCGAGCTGAGCAATCGACGTGCTGCTTTTGGAGGGGCCTTGGCCACGACTTGCTGCTGCCTGGCACATCGAGCAATCAAAGCTGCTGCTCTCACTCTGCTTTGCTTGTCTTGTCTGTCTTCGGTTGTTTTTCCATGTCGACCGGACAACGTGTTCGTCTGCACTCGCTCAGTCCTCGCTTGTCTCTGGACTGCCTCGGTACCGAGCCAAGCAACCCATTTGACAGCATCCCCATCGCCTTGGCCAGTGAAGCTAGCGTCTCATCCTTGTCTACCTCGGCTTGTCCGTCTGCATTGGTTTTTCTCTGCTCTAGTCCGTCCCGCACCGACGCCCGAGCCTCCAGCGCCACCGCACGCCAGTCGCCGGCGTGTGGACAACCGCGGCCGTGCCTTCCCCGGCTCCCCTGCGCTCTTGCCGCCGTCGCTGCGCCTCCTCAAGCCGTCACCCCGCGCGTGGCCATACCTCGCCTCGCTCCTCCGCGCTGCCGTGGCGGATTCTACCGCCGCCaccgtgcgcgcgagcgcactccACCGCATCGTCTGAGCCCGTGCACGACTTTGCTGCTCCACGCGTTCCTCGGTCCGCAATGTCTCGTCGTGGCTGCGGCAGCGCCGCGGCACGCCGGAGTCGCCGTGTGCGTGGCCGGCCATTGCCAGCACCAACGCCCTTGCTCGCTCTCCTCGCCATCGTTAAGCGCCCGGCCAGACGTGGCCGCGCCCGTTGCCACAGCGCCGGTCGAGCCGTAGCCACCTCGCCCTGGAGTTCCGTTCAGTTTTCCTTTGCGAACACCCACGCGTCTCGCACGGCATCCCCTCTCCTTTCCCCTCCGCCTCGGTCCACCGCCGTGACCGGGCGCCCGTGCCTCGCTGCCTCTTCAGCGCGCGAGCACGCCATTCCTCCATCTCCACTGCCGTGCCGGTGCCTTGCCACAGCGCTGCTCCTCTTCGTCTTCATGACCTTCGTCGCAGCCCGCCCGTGCTCGGTTACCGCTGGCCAGGCCTCCTCTGCTCCTCCATCGAGGCGCAGCCGCCGTGCCTAGAGCGCAGTCCCATGCCTGGAACCTTGCACCGCGTTTCCGTCCACACCGTGCCTCGATGCCTTGCTGGCTGTCCGCGCCGGTGCTGGTCTGTCCCGTGTGCCCACTGTAGCGCCGAGTCAGCGCGCAACTCCTCTCTGCCGCGAGTACCCGCGCCTCCTTCTTCCTTCGCCCGCGCAGCGTGCGCCCCTCGGCCCCAACCACACTGGACTGCTCCATCTCGTAGCCGCGCTTCCTTTTCCTCTGCTGTCCATGCGCCGTGCCTCCCGCCGGCCGATACCGGTCCTCCCCGCAAGTGAGTCCCGACCCACGCGTAGCTTTGCCCGCTGCTCCGTGACTTTCCCCTCCAGTCGCGCCTTGGCGACGCGTCGAGCCGCCGCGGCACCTGTTGCCCTGCCGGAACCCGCGCCATCTCGCGCCGAGCCCTGCGCGCCCATGCCGAACGTGGCCGCGTCCTCGCTGCCCGTGCCAGCAACGCCAGTTcccctcctcgctcctcggcccCCGTTGTTGGGCCGCGATGCCGCATTCGGCTAGAGCCCCTCTGCCTCTGCTCGCTATCGAAGGAAGAAGATAAGGTGAGGAAGGGGTATAAATCCAAGCAAAAACGTTATACGGGGTTTTTACTGCAATAATACATGGCACGTTGAACAGTACTCTGGACCTAGAATTGATTAGTGAAAAGCGTAGGGGCCATTTCGCGTATATGCCGCGCCTTGCCTTGCGCCTGGGCCGTTCACCGCGATTGGGCCGCTGCCTACGCTGGGCCGGTCGCCGCGGTTCACACGCCGGGCTGGCTTACTAGGCCGTGCGCCCCGCCCGCGCCAGCGCTCTGGGCCGCTGGCCGCATCCCCGCTGGGCTAGCCTATTTCCGCGTGTGGGTTGGCCGCTCAGTCGCCTGGGCCGCCCGCATTGCTGACGTCGCTGTTGGGCCGACCTGCcgccccgcctgggccgcctTTGCGCTAGACCGGGCCGAGCTGGCCACTGGGGCGGTTTGGTGGCCGCGGGCCTTTAGTCCTATGAAGCACTTGATAATTTAGTTACGGAAATAGACTTGTAAAATTTGtagtaaattatagaaaatcgtaaaaatgccaaaccagttttgttagtctcctaaaatcatgatttaCCTATTAGTATGATtggttcacatagtgtgatattatttttggaagctatataattaatttaagatacttaatgttgtaaaatataaacttgtagggattttccgtggtaaattggtaatagcgttGGGTCTAAAACTTCTACAGTAGATCCCTATCAATATTAGTTACTCACCAtaaattttgtagctccggaataactagttgctaattagataataatgtcctattgcgaataaagaaacaccttggtttatataactaaaatcaTTATtagggaaataacgccttatgcgacaacatggatatgtagcctaagtacggtcgtcgttagaactagctcgttcacttgagagacgtagAGCGTATTTATACAAGTCACGATTGTAGTCAGTTGATCATACCCTTGCatttcattacattgcatatcatgatagggacgtcgatggatcacggagtcatcgggagttgctggagaaatggtgcttttggagatcatgtcgccatgatggaaagctaacttctgattatattttacccaggcaagccccgatgcataacccctactttctgcagtttaaattatatttgtgcattaagttttaaggagtcgaatgaaacccacttgcatatacatctttattcctatgagtcttactagtatgacaggatcgtgtagaatgctatgctacaggaccccggtagaagtcgagtggttGCCTGTcattcgcgagatataggaaatatgtgattatcacttggaatatataaaatggtggaaaggaaaattgtgaccgggcagggatgtggtttgggtattggtgggtgtaagaagttgtgtcgccgcggaggcgggtcatagcttggttacaccgtttttccctgtctggtcggttaaggaccgatcattgcatatgactctgggcaggtcacagacttattatcccgagcacatacttgtgtatgggcgcttggaagacttgttgctctcttgtcgtggatccggctctttccagaccgactgttagggtttatttttggtggaggaggtccttacgccgcactgagtccaggactcaggggcgggggcttggagtcctagtttggacggggacctagacacctgggacaggagagtgatgggttggccctgcttgtgcctagggtacaagtgggg encodes:
- the LOC136476401 gene encoding HSP-interacting protein-like, which encodes MALSNLPLHPLLCALFGRQAVLACCRLLRRLASSAAAASVPSKHLPLPPLLLIDSAVGEHGQKPALSVLSRISFLGGAGTLLACCRKIACSFWSCFRFLPLQICQASRFPFGSNKKRTKKEFHLGEGGRPPAMGKPPGARNPPAAEADGDEAVFLELSRERKEEATRLFNRGDFEGAAFKYDKAAQLLPAGRRVEAARLRASVAQCYMRMRPAEFHRGIHECNLALEAAPRYSRALLRRAACFEALGRADLAWGDVRTVLRWEPGNRAARRISDRVRAALEDKGVSVALDEEDVVQTEDEDEIASAKGEEKRKKSHNKRLDSVAGEQEGGNGNHIGPLESASTEKQADPRQTNGIGNHQDRTEDREPNGLEKLEQSTETEEKDMGNKRGGHTAGKKTGRGESKQQKHSAVKPVYHCEDNIGVKEEAMKDVKLVFGEDIRCAQMPANCSLSQLREIVQNKFPSLKAFLIKYKDKEEDLVTITSSEELSWASNRADLEGLIRLYVAEVNPVQELGVDGVRRRPSFATLERNRDIMLDNGTVWHDVEHKYCADDWMVQFAQIIKNHVGFSSDAYLDLQDLGLRLYYEAMEDTVESEEAQEVFEVAESKFQEMAALALFNCGNVHMSRARKRPCLPEDSLQEFILEQVKVSYDWACTEYAKAGVMFDEAVKTKSDFFEGLIALGQQQFEQAKLSWYYALACKINMETEVLELFNHAEDNMEKGMDMWERMETLRLRGLSKPSKEKVVLKKMVLEGFVKDLSVDEAFEQASSIRSHINILWGTVLYERSVVEFNLGLPSWEESLTVAMEKFKIGGASQADINVIVKNHCANETTQEGLSFKVEEIVQAWNEMYDAKNWTSGHLSFRLQPIFRRRAPKLHHILEHLNYA